The DNA segment AGCGGCTCCCCGCCGCCCCCCCGGTGCGGGCCCCGCGCTGGAACGCCTCACGGATTGCGGCCGGCCTAACCGCCTTTAGCCCGGCTACGACGCCGGCCAGGACCCGCCGGCCGGGCGGCTCGCCTCGCCTCGCCCCCACGAGCCGGTCACCGTGGCCCCGGCCCCTGTCAGGCCAGCGCCTTGGCATCCCGGCCAGTCCGGCCCCGCGGCGGCCCCGGCCCACCTACCCAGGCCGCAACGGGCGCAGGACGCTCTCAGCGCAGCTAGGGTCCGGCAGCCGAGCAGCCAGTGGCCCAGCACCATGACCGAGTCGGAGGGCGGGCTGCGGCGCGAGGGGTGGGCGGGCTCTTCACGCCGGCGACGGCAAACCGCGGCCAACCAGCGCCCGCCGCCCCACCCCCGACCAATCAGCGCTCGCGCCCAAACCCGTGCCCTCAGTTCGCCCCGCCCTTCGGCCAATCAGCGCTCGCGGCCACACCGGTGCCTCCTTAGCGTCCCGCTGCCGCGGATCTGAGGGCCCCCTGAGAGGCACCTGCGCAAGAACTTCAGCCTCTCTCCGGGGAGCGGGCCGCGTCCCGAGGCCGGGTCAGCCCCGAGGCAGCCACTGGACAGCCGCTCCCAAGAGGACGAGCGCCGCGACTCCTGGGCACCCGGCGGAGTCGGCGGGACTGCGTTCCGAGGTAGTTGGTCCTCTCCGGGTAGCCTTCGGCGTCCGGTGGCCTGCCGGGCAGAGTCCACGTGACTCAGGGGGGCAACAGGCAGGAGCATGGCTGCCACCAGACCGCTGTCCCGCTTCTGGGAGTGGGGGAAGAACATCGTGTGCGTGGGCAGGAACTACGCAGACCACGTCAGGGAGATGCAGAGCGCCGCACTGAGCGAGCCGGTGCTCTTCCTGAAGCCGTCCACCGCCTACGCCCCCGAGGGCTCGCCGGTCCTCGTGCCCGCCTACACCCGCAACCTGCACCACGAGCTCGAGCTGGCCGTGGTGATGGGCAAGCGCTGCTGCGCCGTCCCGGAGGCCGCAGCCATGGGCTACGTGGCCGGCTATGCCCTGTGCCTGGACATGACCGCCAGGGACGTGCAGGACGAGTGCAAGAAAAAGGGGCTGCCCTGGACTCTGGCCAAGAGCTTCACGGCCTCCTGCCCGGTCAGCGCGTTCGTGCCCAAAGAGAAGATCCCTGACCCTCACAACCTGAAGCTCTGGCTCAAGGTCAACGGCGAACTCAGGCAGGAGGGTGAGACATCCTCCAtgattttttccatcccctacaTAATCAGCTACGTTTCAAAGATCATGACCTTGGAAGAAGGAGATGTTATCTTGACCGGGACGCCAAAGGGAGTGGGTCCCGTTAAAGAAAACGATGAGATCCAGGCTGGCATACACGGGGTCGTCAGTATGAGATTTAAGGTGGAAAAGCCGGAATATTGAGTGTATCCAAAGCACCCTAACTTCTTAACACGTTTCAGGGGGAAGGGGAACAAGATAAAAGCAAGAAAAGGTTATTTAATGTGATAATCCTTTAATGagaaaccaattttttaaaaatgattggaTTGCTATGCCTCAACTCAAGGAAGATGGACCGTCGGAGAGAAACCTGATCTAGAAGAGCTGGGCcagaaatggaaatgagaagCAGTGCCTCCTAGGAAACAACAAGCCAAATGTTCAGAAAACTTACTTTCCTTTCCTAAAACTGGACCGGATAAGACTTCAGTGGGTCATTCTGCGACCACGTGTTCAAGACTTAAAATctgcaaaggaaatggaaaagcacgtttcatcagtgtttcccaaagttcCTTGATGATGAAAATCATCTGGAGGtatttgtaaaagtaaaaatttccaaattgcTGGGCCATCCCAGGCCTAATATATTAATTAATGGAATCAATCTCTGGCACTCCAAGTGATTCTTATCATGCAAATGTGGAAAAACACTACTCCACATagttaattaaaagtttaataagtGAGCAATTAATGAAAACCTCACTTGTTTACTTAGGGTGTGTATTCTGGCCCATAGATTCTGAGTTCGGGAGATAATTTTGAAACTATTGTTTCCCAAATAAATATGCTGTCTTTTGTGTGACCTAAAAGTGTACATTTTTCCCCCCAGTAGTGGTTAGGAGGGACACATCTCATTAAGGGGCTTCAGACCTTGGTCTTTGGCCTCCAGAATACTGTGCTTTATTAACAGAGTTAATCAGCACCTGTACCTCGCACCCAGCGATAAGGAAGCTTCAGGGAAGTCAAACTGCCTGGGAGTGCTGCTTTTGCTCTCACCTGCTCCCTTCTCTGACAAAAAGCTAAGTGAGATGCACAACACAGCTATCAGAGTGCCTGGCGGAGTCCTTTAGGCTTAGGCAGGCAGGAGCTCCTGCTGTTAGCCTAAACAGAAGGCACCTGCTGGctcctaacatttattgagcacttagtactactaggcactgtgccaagagttttctgtgtattatttaatcctcaacaaAGCTGGAGGGTGGTATTATTACTACCATCCCTGTTACACAGACGGAGACAGATTTAGAAGCTAGCCAGCCTGGCTGTATGGTCACTcagctaagtggcagagccaagatgtAACCCAGCCATCCCAAGACCAAATCCTGAAGTCTTTTTTTCccgtatttttttttattgaagtatagttgatttacaatgttgtgccaatctctgctgcacagcaaagtgactcagttttacacatatagaaaattttttttaaatattcttttccactatggtttatcccaggagattggatatagctccctgtgctatacagtaggaccttgtttatccattctaaatgtacaAAACCTGAAGTCTTGACCACAACGCAGGCTGCGTCTTTTAAGTTGATATATTAGAAAGTTCAAATGTTTAGGTCTTATGCAACCTAAACTTTAtgcaatttataatttattatgagGAAGTGTCATAGTTGGATTTGTTTATAAAATGTCATactatcttttatcttttttgttttgttttgtttttttggccacatccgggccacagcagtgaaagcccagaatcctaaccactaggccactggggaactcccttttttttttttctttttttttgcggtacgcgggcctctcactgttgtggcctctcccgctgcggagcacaggctccagacgcacaggctcagcggccatggctcacgggcccagcagctccacggcatgttggatcttcccggactgggccacGCACCcttgtcccttgcatcggcaggcagactctcaaccactgcaccaccagggaagccccaggaactcccttcttttatcttttaataacacttcttttttcaaatgcttaAGCAATAGATGTTTATTATAGAAGACTCAGAAAATATGTATAAGCTAAAAACCAAAACACCCCAAATTTCATATGCACAGAGACAGTCCAAATTAAGCATTTGGTGTACATTCTTCCAAATCTGCAGATGTAATTGTGATCTTTTAAATAGAATTTGTTCATATCATACACTTTTCTAACCTTTTTTCACTATATATcgtgagtatcttttcatgtcagCACATTTCAGTGATTGCATATGATGAAGTCAGTCCTCCATTTTTGgtcattgaaatattttctaattatttgctaGTAGTTATTTCCTTTGGCTAGGTTCCCATAGTGGAAGAGCTGAATCAAGGGTATGCTTATATTGAGAGTTTATTAGTAAAACTATCAGATATGAGGTCCAGCTGAACCAAGTCTACCAAGCTGACAGATGTGAAAGCAACCTAAAGGTACACAGCAGGAGCAGTGTTCACATATGGCCCCCTTGGGTGGACAAGCCAGCATCCAGATAATGTACGGTGCCCCTGAGGT comes from the Delphinus delphis chromosome 15, mDelDel1.2, whole genome shotgun sequence genome and includes:
- the FAHD1 gene encoding oxaloacetate tautomerase FAHD1, mitochondrial, with amino-acid sequence MAATRPLSRFWEWGKNIVCVGRNYADHVREMQSAALSEPVLFLKPSTAYAPEGSPVLVPAYTRNLHHELELAVVMGKRCCAVPEAAAMGYVAGYALCLDMTARDVQDECKKKGLPWTLAKSFTASCPVSAFVPKEKIPDPHNLKLWLKVNGELRQEGETSSMIFSIPYIISYVSKIMTLEEGDVILTGTPKGVGPVKENDEIQAGIHGVVSMRFKVEKPEY